One Yoonia sp. BS5-3 genomic window carries:
- a CDS encoding citrate synthase encodes MAENTDTAKLTIKGTTYDLPMHSPSDGPDVIDIRKLYGQADVFTYDPGFTSTAACDSTITFIDGEKGVLLHRGYPIDQLASKSHYLEVCYLLLYGELPSAEKLEKFESLVTNHTMIHEQMHNFFRGFRRDAHPMATMVGVVGAMSAFYHDSTDITDAHQREVASIRLIAKMPTIAAMAYKYSVGQPFVYPRNDLDYAANFLHMCFSVPAEEYHVNPILSRAMDRIFTLHADHEQNASTSTVRLASSSGANPFACIAAGIACLWGPAHGGANQACLEMLKEIGTVDRIPEFISRAKDKNDSYRLMGFGHRVYKNFDPRATVMKESADEVLELLGVEDNPLLQVAMELEKQALADPYFAEKKLFPNVDFYSGIILEAMGFPTSMFTPIFALARTVGWISQWKEQLADPQLRIGRPRQLYLGELSRDYVDIEKR; translated from the coding sequence ATGGCTGAAAACACTGATACCGCGAAACTCACGATCAAGGGCACGACCTATGATCTGCCGATGCACTCTCCTTCTGATGGTCCAGATGTAATCGACATCCGCAAGCTTTACGGTCAGGCCGACGTTTTCACCTATGATCCGGGTTTCACCTCAACGGCGGCGTGCGACAGCACAATTACCTTCATTGATGGCGAAAAAGGCGTGCTTTTGCACCGTGGCTACCCAATTGACCAACTGGCCAGCAAATCGCATTACCTGGAAGTCTGCTATCTGCTGCTTTATGGTGAGCTGCCATCAGCCGAAAAGCTGGAAAAGTTCGAATCTCTTGTGACCAACCACACGATGATTCACGAACAGATGCATAATTTCTTCCGCGGTTTCCGCCGCGATGCGCACCCGATGGCAACGATGGTGGGCGTTGTTGGGGCGATGTCTGCCTTCTATCACGACAGTACCGATATCACTGATGCGCATCAGCGCGAGGTTGCATCCATCCGCCTGATCGCCAAGATGCCGACAATCGCAGCGATGGCATATAAATATTCGGTCGGGCAGCCCTTCGTCTATCCGCGTAACGATCTGGATTATGCCGCAAACTTCTTGCACATGTGCTTCTCGGTCCCGGCTGAAGAATATCATGTGAACCCGATCCTATCGCGCGCGATGGACCGGATTTTCACGCTGCATGCCGATCACGAACAGAACGCATCGACCTCAACTGTACGTTTGGCCTCCTCGTCGGGCGCAAACCCATTTGCCTGTATCGCGGCTGGGATCGCCTGCCTTTGGGGCCCAGCCCATGGCGGCGCCAACCAGGCATGCCTGGAAATGCTGAAAGAAATCGGCACCGTTGACCGGATCCCCGAATTCATCTCCCGCGCCAAGGACAAGAACGACAGCTACCGTTTGATGGGCTTTGGGCATCGCGTTTACAAAAACTTCGACCCACGTGCGACTGTCATGAAAGAAAGCGCTGACGAAGTGCTGGAACTACTGGGCGTCGAAGATAACCCACTTTTGCAGGTCGCGATGGAGCTTGAAAAACAAGCGCTGGCCGATCCGTATTTTGCGGAAAAGAAATTGTTCCCGAACGTCGATTTCTATTCGGGCATCATCCTCGAGGCGATGGGTTTCCCAACATCCATGTTCACGCCTATCTTCGCGCTGGCGCGGACGGTCGGATGGATCTCGCAATGGAAAGAGCAACTTGCCGATCCACAATTGCGGATCGGGCGACCACGCCAACTTTATCTTGGCGAATTGTCGCGGGACTATGTCGACATCGAAAAACGCTGA